The following DNA comes from Limnobacter sp. SAORIC-580.
GGCGCTGTCGTTCTAATCGCTGCAGGTGCCGCTGTGGCTTACGTTCAGCGCCATGAGATCACCTTGGCCATGATCGAGAAAGTGGCCAGCAAACGCATGCAAGACCCAATCGCTGCGCTCAGCGACGGCTTGCATATTGGGCTGTGTGGAACAGGTTCGCCCTTCCCCGACCCGGATCGTGCTGCCCCCTGCACCTTGGTGATTGCAGGCAAGGACATGTTCTTATTCGATGCCGGCAGTGCAGCCGCCAAACAAATTGCGACGATGGGTTTCTCCACAGGTCAACTCAAGGGCGTGTTTATTACGCATTTTCATTCGGATCACATTGATGGTCTTGGCGAAGTACTCATGACCCGTTGGGCGCAACACACCGCCGGGCAAAAGTTAACTGTGCATGGCCCCAGTGGAATTCACAAGGTGATGAAGGGTTTTGAAACGGCTTACCAACAAGACACGACTTACCGCACAGCGCACCATGGCGAGGCAACCATGCCGCCCGAACTGGCGGGTGCCGATGTGAATGAATTCACGGTACAAAAAGGAATCTACACCACCGTACTGCAACTGCCCGATTTACAAATTGAAGCTTTTGCGGTGAATCACCAGCCCATCAACCCTGCGGTAGGTTATCGAATCACTTACAAAGGCCGAACCGTGGTGCTAAGTGGTGACACCACCAGCGACGCGCAAGTCAAAGACGCTGCCCGCAACGCCGACCTTCTGGTGCATGAAGCACTGAGCCCTGAATTGGTGGCCCGCTTGCAAGAGACTGCCATCAAGAACAACCGAAGCAAATTGGCCAAAATTTTCTCGGATATTCCCAATTACCACGCCACCCCACTGGATGTGGCCGTATTGGCGCAGGAGGCCGAGGTTGGACATGTGGTGTTGAGCCACATTGTTCCGCCCTTGCCACTGCCACCCTTGCGGGAAATATTCCTGGGCAAGGCACCCGATGTGTTCAAAGGGCCCTTCCGCATCGGGGAAGATGGTGATTTCATCAGCCTGCCCACGGGCAGCAAGGAGGTGATTTACGACCGGAGATAAAAGTTTTTTCCAATTCGACAAGATTTCTTGTTACATTTGAAAAAAATGAGAATTGGAGACAGACATGACAGCTTCGACCTTCGACGTGGTCATCACGGGTGGGCGATATTTTGACGGCACAGGGGGCCCCTCTGCCCTGCGCGACATTGGCATTAAAGACGGGCGCATCGCCGCAGTCAGTGAAACGCCTTTGCAATATCAAGGCACGCCCAAAGTGATAAATGCCTATGGCCACTGGATAACCCCTGGCTTTCTGGATACCCACACCCACTACGACGCCGAAATGATCGTCGCACCAAGCTTGTCCGAATCAGTTCGTCACGGCGTCACCACCGTGCTGGTGGGCAGTTGTTCACTCAGCATGATTTGCAGCGAAGCCGAAGACGCATCCGACATATTTACACGTGTAGAAACCGTACCCCGTGAAAAAGTACTGCCAATTCTTCAAGAGAGAAAAACATGGAGCACGCCACGTCAATGGGTTGAGTTTGTGCAAAAGCAGCCCCTTGGCCCCAATCTGATCTCATTTTTGGGCCACAGCGATTTGCGCGTGGGCACCATGGGTTTGTTGGATTCGACTGACCGCAAAATAAAGCCCTCTGAGGCACAAATGCAGCGAATGGAAGCCACGCTGACCGAGGCCATGGAGGCCGGGTTTTTGGGCCTTTCAACCATGTGCCTGAAGTGGGACAAAATTGATGGCGATCGCGCCTGGTCGAAAAGCCTGCCCAGCACCTATGCCCGCTGGAGCGAGCTTCGCCGCCTGAATAAAATTTTGCGCAAATACCGCCGCGTGCATCAAGGAGCACCCAATGCAGCCAACCCGCTGCAAATTTTTGAATACTTGATTGAAACCCTGGGCTGGATACGCAAACCATTGAAAACCACGCTGATTGCGCTCATCGATTTAAAAGGCAACAAAACCGTTCGACCCATGGCACAAATTTCAAGTCGCGTGGTGAACTGGCTTGGCGGGGCCTTCCGTTGGCAACTATTGCCCACCCCTTTCACCGTATACGCCGATGGCATTGATGTGGTGTTTTTTGAAGAATTTGGTGCCGGGGAAATGGCACTGGACCTGCGAACCCAGGTAGAGCGCAACAGCCTGCTGCAAAACGAAGATTACCGCCGCCAGTTCCGCAAGTTTTACGGGCAAAAACTAAGCCCGCGCGTGTGGCAGCGTGATTTCGGTGATGCGATTATTCTTGAATGCCCAGACGCGAATTTGGTGGGCAAAAACTTTGATGAAGTGGCCCGCGCCCGCAAAGTGCATGTGGTCGATTTGTTCCTCGATTTGGTAGTGCAGTTTGGTCGCCAGTTACGCTGGTACACCACGGTGGGTAACCACAAGCGCGAAGTTATCCGCGAACTGGTGCAAGACAAACACACCTTGATCACCTTCAGTGATGCGGGTGCGCACATTCGCAACATGGCCTTTTACAACCTGCCCCTGCGCTTCCTGAAACTGGTCAAGGAAACCATTGAAGAAGGCAAACCCATCATGAGCATGGAACATGCGGTGTGGCGATTGACTGGTGAACAAGCCGATTGGCTAGGTATTGAAGCCGGAAAAATTCGGGTGGGTGACCGCGCAGATTTGGTGGTCTTGAATCCTGAGGCCTTGAACCAGAACCTTGAACAGGTGACCTGGGGCGACATGGAAAATTTCGGCCTGCAACGTTTGGTGAACCGCAACCCGGGTGTCGTAAAACATGTGTTAATTAATGGCAAGATAGCAGTCGAGAACGAGGCCGTTGTGCCCGAGCTCGGCAAAGAAATGGGTTACGGGCAATTCCTGCCCGCCAATACTTGAAACCAGCGAATCCACGGAGAAGTACGATGATTGGATACATTACCTTGGGCACCAACGACCTGCCCAAAAGTGGAGAATATTTTGACAAGCTGTTTGCGCCCCTGGGTGCCAAACGTATTCTGGAATTGCCGCATGGTATTTTCTGGGGCACCAGCATGGCCAACCCCTTCATTGGTCTGCTAAAGCCTGCCAACGGCCAGGCGGCCACCGTGGGCAATGGCACCATGGTGGCACTGACCGCCAAGGACCGTGCCCAGGTTGACGCATTTTATGAACATGCAAAAACACTGGGCTGTACCTGTGAAGGCGCACCGGGTGAACGCATGCCCGGCTTTTATGCCGCTTACTTTCGCACGCCTGACGGGCACAAGATGAATATTTTCAAGATGGGCTAAAGCTTGACTTCAATTGACTCAACCATTGACGAGTTTGCAGACCTTGAAGAAGTGCCTGCACCTTGGACACTCACCGGTAAAGGCCTGATTGTGGTCATGCGCAGCAAAGCTGAAAAGCTGATGGCTGATGCGCGTATCCCACTGGACATTCGCGACTCCTTAAAGTGCCCGGTCAGCGTGTTGATGTATGTGGACTACACGCACTCCAATGCAGGCCCTTACAAAGAGCTGCTGTACATTCCTGGCACGGCGCAATTCAGCGAGAAGCTGGGGAGCAAACGCCTGTTGACCATCAGCAACATTGTGGTGAGCAGCGCGAGCAGTGTGAAAAATGGTCGAATCAATTGGGGCATTCCGAAAAACCTGTGCAACTTCGATGTTGCACAGGGCCCGGAAAGTCTGCAGGAAATCAGTCTGCATCAAGATGGCGTGCCTCAATTTGACCTGGCGTATCGGGGCAAGGGCTTTTCTTTTCCGATCAACACGGGTTTGGTGCCAGGTTTCATGAAAACCCTGGGTCAACGATGGCAAGGTCAGGAATTTTTATACAGCCCAAGTGCGAAGGGCAAAGCCCGTTTTGCAAACGTGCATGTGTTGCAAAACCTGGGCAATGCCTTTCCTGATATGGACATTGGCGATGTGGTCACAGCACTGGAAATCACCCAGTTTCAGATGACATTTCCAGTGGCTCACATCGCCTGAACGGATTGGTACAACCTATCGGTCAAACAAGGGCTGCAAGTCAGCCTTTTTGTTAATGCCCGATTGCATCGCCAGCATCAGCAAAATACGTGCTTTTTGAGGCGACAAGTCGTCGGCCATAATTGCACCCGCGTCAAATGTGGTTTTGCCACCGCCCACAAAACCGTAGTTCGCCATCACGCGGCCTTGGTGAACTCGGGTAGAGATCACCACGGGTACATTCTTCGACAAGGCATATTGAACGGCTTCAAACATGGGCACGTTCATATTGCCCATGCCCAACGCCTGAACCACAATGCCCTTCACACCACGATCAACCGCATTGCGCAAAGCAGCACCTGTGGCACCGCCATACATGGCGACAATTTCTACTTCAGGCATTGGGCCATCAACCAGCTGAAATGTTTGGCGACGCAGCGGTGTGGTGGCGTACATGACACGGTCTGGATAAACCTCACCAATCAAACCAAACGCACCGCTTTGGAAGGTTTCTACATTCTGAGTGTGGGTTTTGGTCACGTAACGCGCAGCGTTGATCTGATTATTCATGGCCAGCATTACGCCCTTGTTTTTAGACTGTGCGTCCACAGCGATGCGCACCGCATTCAGCAGGTTGCGAGGACCGTCAAAGTCAGAGGATGAGGCATTTCGCTGCGCACCAATCAACACCACAGGCTTGTCAGATCGCACAGTCAAATCAAGCCAAAACGCAGTTTCTTCCAGCGTATCCGTGCCATGAGAAACAATGACACCAGCCACTTCAGGGCGCGCCAAGGCTGCATTCACTTCCTTGGTCAATTGCACCCAACGTGGCGGGTCCATGTAGTCAGAAGGCACATTGGACAAGCTCTTGACCTGAATGTTGGCGTACTTGCCCACATCCGGCACGGTGGCCAACAGGTCTTCACCTGAAATGGCTGGCACGGGGGCGTTTTTCACCGGATCAATTTTCATTGCAATGGTGCCGCCTGTGGCAATGAACTGCACCACGGGTTTGTCTTGTGCGTGCACAGCAAAAGTAGTGGTCAGCAAGGCTGACGCGAGCAAGGCTTTTAGTTTCATCCCATTCTCCTGTTTTTATGAAATTGGCCTCAACACTTGGTTTTTCGAGGCAGGTTAACTCTAACAGGGTAAGTAAATTACCCACGGGTCACTTAGTCGGAGTAGCCACAGGACTTGCCACACTTGTTAACAATCGCAGAATTTGCTAAGCATCGCGATGTAACCTTTCGGTGAAATCCGGCGAATACCCTCCTGAACAAAACGCGGCAGGCGGAGGGTTGTATGACAAATTGCTTGAACTTCATGGCAGGCACTGGTGCCTTGGCTCTTCTCGGGCTTGGCTCTGCGCCTGTTTGGGGCCAGCAAGGCACTTGCAAATGGACAAGCCCCGCTGAGCGCATGATTGTCGCCGAGCTTTACACCTCCGAAGGCTGTAGCAGTTGCCCGCCTGCCGACCGTTGGCTAAGCAGCCAACTCACTACCCCGGAACGATCAAGCAGTATTTTGGCGCTTTCATTCCATGTGGATTACTGGAATTACATTGGCTGGGAAGACCCCTACTCCAAAAAGCAATTCACCGAGCGGCAATACGCCCACAAACGGGCTGGAAATGTAAGTCAAATTTACACACCGCAGTATGTATTCTCGAACCGGGAAGTTCGCCGC
Coding sequences within:
- a CDS encoding MBL fold metallo-hydrolase: MVKKLMIGAVVLIAAGAAVAYVQRHEITLAMIEKVASKRMQDPIAALSDGLHIGLCGTGSPFPDPDRAAPCTLVIAGKDMFLFDAGSAAAKQIATMGFSTGQLKGVFITHFHSDHIDGLGEVLMTRWAQHTAGQKLTVHGPSGIHKVMKGFETAYQQDTTYRTAHHGEATMPPELAGADVNEFTVQKGIYTTVLQLPDLQIEAFAVNHQPINPAVGYRITYKGRTVVLSGDTTSDAQVKDAARNADLLVHEALSPELVARLQETAIKNNRSKLAKIFSDIPNYHATPLDVAVLAQEAEVGHVVLSHIVPPLPLPPLREIFLGKAPDVFKGPFRIGEDGDFISLPTGSKEVIYDRR
- a CDS encoding asparaginase, translated to MKLKALLASALLTTTFAVHAQDKPVVQFIATGGTIAMKIDPVKNAPVPAISGEDLLATVPDVGKYANIQVKSLSNVPSDYMDPPRWVQLTKEVNAALARPEVAGVIVSHGTDTLEETAFWLDLTVRSDKPVVLIGAQRNASSSDFDGPRNLLNAVRIAVDAQSKNKGVMLAMNNQINAARYVTKTHTQNVETFQSGAFGLIGEVYPDRVMYATTPLRRQTFQLVDGPMPEVEIVAMYGGATGAALRNAVDRGVKGIVVQALGMGNMNVPMFEAVQYALSKNVPVVISTRVHQGRVMANYGFVGGGKTTFDAGAIMADDLSPQKARILLMLAMQSGINKKADLQPLFDR
- a CDS encoding VOC family protein — encoded protein: MIGYITLGTNDLPKSGEYFDKLFAPLGAKRILELPHGIFWGTSMANPFIGLLKPANGQAATVGNGTMVALTAKDRAQVDAFYEHAKTLGCTCEGAPGERMPGFYAAYFRTPDGHKMNIFKMG
- a CDS encoding N-acyl-D-amino-acid deacylase family protein, yielding MTASTFDVVITGGRYFDGTGGPSALRDIGIKDGRIAAVSETPLQYQGTPKVINAYGHWITPGFLDTHTHYDAEMIVAPSLSESVRHGVTTVLVGSCSLSMICSEAEDASDIFTRVETVPREKVLPILQERKTWSTPRQWVEFVQKQPLGPNLISFLGHSDLRVGTMGLLDSTDRKIKPSEAQMQRMEATLTEAMEAGFLGLSTMCLKWDKIDGDRAWSKSLPSTYARWSELRRLNKILRKYRRVHQGAPNAANPLQIFEYLIETLGWIRKPLKTTLIALIDLKGNKTVRPMAQISSRVVNWLGGAFRWQLLPTPFTVYADGIDVVFFEEFGAGEMALDLRTQVERNSLLQNEDYRRQFRKFYGQKLSPRVWQRDFGDAIILECPDANLVGKNFDEVARARKVHVVDLFLDLVVQFGRQLRWYTTVGNHKREVIRELVQDKHTLITFSDAGAHIRNMAFYNLPLRFLKLVKETIEEGKPIMSMEHAVWRLTGEQADWLGIEAGKIRVGDRADLVVLNPEALNQNLEQVTWGDMENFGLQRLVNRNPGVVKHVLINGKIAVENEAVVPELGKEMGYGQFLPANT